From a region of the Aeoliella mucimassa genome:
- a CDS encoding STAS domain-containing protein, producing the protein MQTQMFLGNMPGGVVIRVSGRGTMHESPAFRAAAELALQRGPLVCDMASCDYLDSTFLGCLVGVRKLAEQHAQRFSIVADSSQQIKLFSLSALNKYFDFDDECPSTIGEWMEIEPDQLDVKALGRHVLVCHECLAEQGGAESQAFEKVVQRLSIELDG; encoded by the coding sequence ATGCAAACGCAAATGTTCCTGGGCAATATGCCTGGTGGAGTCGTGATTCGAGTGAGCGGGCGGGGCACCATGCACGAGAGTCCCGCGTTTCGCGCGGCGGCCGAACTTGCCTTGCAGCGTGGTCCGCTGGTGTGCGATATGGCGTCGTGCGATTACCTCGACAGCACATTCCTCGGTTGTTTAGTCGGTGTGCGCAAGCTCGCCGAACAGCACGCCCAAAGGTTCTCGATCGTGGCCGACAGCTCGCAGCAGATCAAACTCTTCAGCTTGTCGGCGCTCAACAAGTATTTCGACTTCGACGACGAGTGCCCTTCGACCATCGGCGAGTGGATGGAGATCGAACCCGATCAGCTCGACGTGAAAGCACTCGGGCGGCACGTACTGGTGTGCCATGAGTGCCTGGCCGAGCAGGGCGGGGCCGAAAGCCAGGCCTTCGAAAAAGTGGTGCAGCGGCTTTCGATCGAACTCGATGGCTAG
- a CDS encoding CpaF family protein — MSTAAGGSSMLSQQDREAEFENIKRRIHTKLVDKLDLSRVGELEGDVLRREIRLVVEHLCDTEDTFLNRNERDRLVEEVLDETFGLGPMELLLKDPSISEIMVNGPKNIYVEKSGKLVKTNVVFRDNKHLLQIIDRIVSRVGRRVDEVCPMVDARLPDGSRVNAIIPPLALDGASVTIRRFGSNPLKLEDLLNYKSMTPEMVMLLEGAMKAKLNIIISGGTGSGKTTLLNTLSSFISNDDRIVTIEDAAELQLQQDHVVRLETRPPNIEGKGRISATDLVKNSLRMRPDRIIIGECRGGETLDMLQAMNTGHEGSLTTCHANTPRDAIARLETMIMMAGFEMPIKAMRQQIASAVDLIVQANRLQGGPRKVTHITEILGMEQDTIVMQDIFKFVQDGVDENGRCVGHFVSTGIRPSFMDRLESAGVRLPASTFRERVMMAD; from the coding sequence ATGAGTACTGCCGCCGGTGGATCGTCCATGTTGTCGCAACAAGACCGTGAGGCCGAGTTCGAGAACATCAAACGGCGTATCCATACCAAGCTGGTCGACAAACTCGACTTGTCGCGTGTCGGCGAGTTGGAAGGCGACGTGCTTCGACGTGAAATTCGCCTGGTTGTCGAGCATTTGTGCGATACCGAAGACACCTTTCTCAATCGCAACGAACGCGATCGTCTGGTGGAAGAGGTGCTCGACGAGACCTTTGGTCTGGGGCCGATGGAACTGTTGCTCAAAGACCCATCCATCAGCGAAATCATGGTGAATGGTCCTAAGAACATTTACGTGGAAAAGAGCGGCAAGTTGGTGAAGACCAACGTGGTGTTCCGCGACAACAAACACTTGCTGCAGATCATCGACCGTATCGTTTCCCGCGTCGGTCGCCGGGTGGACGAGGTCTGCCCGATGGTCGACGCCCGCTTGCCGGATGGTTCGCGTGTGAATGCGATTATTCCACCGCTCGCGCTCGATGGTGCCAGCGTGACGATTCGTCGCTTCGGTTCGAACCCGCTCAAGCTGGAAGACCTACTGAACTACAAGAGCATGACGCCCGAAATGGTGATGCTGCTCGAAGGAGCGATGAAGGCGAAGCTGAACATCATCATCTCGGGTGGTACTGGTTCGGGTAAAACAACGTTGCTCAATACGCTGTCGAGCTTCATCTCGAACGACGACCGTATTGTAACGATCGAAGACGCCGCGGAACTTCAGCTGCAGCAAGACCACGTCGTGCGACTCGAAACCCGCCCGCCAAACATCGAAGGCAAAGGCCGCATCAGTGCGACCGACCTGGTGAAAAACTCCCTGCGTATGCGTCCCGACCGAATCATCATCGGCGAATGTCGTGGTGGCGAAACGCTCGACATGCTCCAGGCAATGAACACGGGTCACGAAGGGTCGCTCACCACGTGCCATGCGAATACCCCGCGCGACGCGATCGCTCGTCTGGAAACCATGATCATGATGGCCGGCTTCGAGATGCCGATCAAAGCCATGCGTCAGCAGATTGCCAGCGCGGTCGACTTGATTGTGCAGGCCAACCGCTTGCAGGGTGGCCCGCGTAAGGTGACTCATATCACCGAAATCCTCGGCATGGAACAAGACACGATCGTGATGCAGGACATCTTCAAGTTCGTGCAGGATGGTGTCGACGAGAATGGCCGCTGCGTGGGCCACTTCGTGTCGACCGGTATCCGCCCGAGCTTCATGGACCGCCTCGAATCGGCCGGCGTGCGGTTGCCAGCCAGTACGTTCCGCGAGCGGGTCATGATGGCCGACTAA
- a CDS encoding DUF362 domain-containing protein: protein MSESSEHASPHKFDRRTLLTAGIAGAAALAGGPALYHWANPRGQVFVARNQRYDGSLVQTIQDGILATGMQPKALFGKRVLLKPNLVEPQRDRPQMTTHPAMIVAAAEVFRRWGASVSVGEAPGHVRDTEVALIESGVGEALLDGGVDFADLNYQQSAWRPNRGRRSKLRGFWLPESVAEADLVVSMPKMKTHHWVGVTCSMKNFYGVLPGIKYGWPKNVLHHNGIPETVADINASVPKSMAIVDGIECMEGDGPILGTAKQMGLVLIGPRLASVDATAARIMGLDPQKITYLQLATRNMGPLDDSMIDQRGENWQELVSPFQVLDKPHLQRLRIDRVGPEVS from the coding sequence ATGAGTGAATCTTCCGAACACGCTTCGCCACACAAGTTCGACCGCCGTACGCTGCTTACCGCTGGTATTGCTGGGGCGGCCGCGCTCGCCGGCGGGCCTGCGCTCTATCACTGGGCGAATCCTCGCGGGCAGGTGTTTGTCGCCCGCAATCAGCGCTACGATGGCTCGCTGGTGCAGACCATTCAGGATGGCATCCTCGCAACCGGCATGCAGCCGAAAGCCTTATTCGGCAAACGGGTGCTGCTGAAGCCGAATCTGGTGGAACCACAACGCGACCGCCCGCAGATGACCACTCACCCAGCGATGATCGTCGCTGCGGCCGAAGTGTTTCGTCGCTGGGGAGCTAGCGTCTCGGTGGGCGAAGCTCCTGGGCACGTTCGCGATACCGAAGTCGCGCTCATCGAGTCGGGCGTCGGCGAGGCCTTGCTCGACGGCGGGGTCGATTTCGCCGATCTCAACTATCAGCAGTCGGCCTGGCGCCCGAATCGAGGCCGCCGGAGCAAGCTCCGCGGTTTCTGGCTGCCGGAGAGTGTCGCCGAAGCTGATCTCGTGGTGTCGATGCCGAAAATGAAAACCCATCACTGGGTTGGTGTCACCTGCAGCATGAAGAACTTTTACGGAGTGCTGCCAGGCATCAAATATGGCTGGCCGAAGAACGTGTTGCACCACAATGGCATTCCCGAAACGGTTGCCGACATCAATGCGTCGGTGCCGAAGTCGATGGCCATCGTCGATGGCATCGAATGCATGGAGGGCGACGGGCCGATTCTCGGTACCGCCAAGCAGATGGGCCTGGTGCTCATCGGCCCGCGACTCGCATCGGTCGACGCCACGGCCGCGCGCATCATGGGTCTCGACCCGCAGAAGATTACCTACCTGCAGCTAGCCACCCGCAACATGGGCCCGCTCGACGACAGCATGATCGACCAACGTGGCGAAAACTGGCAAGAGCTGGTCAGCCCGTTCCAGGTGCTCGATAAGCCTCACCTGCAACGGTTGCGGATCGATCGCGTCGGCCCCGAAGTCAGCTAG
- a CDS encoding Flp family type IVb pilin, which produces MKKFAQKVQQFLKSEDGPTAVEYAVMLALIVIVCLTAIRSIGTNASSTFNSVSAQLTTAS; this is translated from the coding sequence ATGAAGAAGTTCGCTCAGAAAGTACAACAATTCCTCAAGTCGGAAGATGGCCCCACTGCTGTTGAATACGCGGTGATGCTTGCTCTGATCGTAATCGTCTGCTTGACAGCGATTCGCTCGATCGGCACGAATGCTTCCAGCACCTTTAACTCGGTGTCGGCTCAGCTGACCACAGCCAGCTAA
- a CDS encoding type II and III secretion system protein family protein, whose product MSQTVLIGSNGSRRLRAADNKGSTGMYDQNQPVIGRSTRTWFGAALAVALMAWATHPAMAQTGASTAAEFSTPNIIRHISRESERLEMTTNSSRILTLDLNIPKAQVNNPELVAVTPLSAKQLSISAKKPGVTQINLWDENDKVHTIDVVIYGDVRELEHALKVTFPNSSVSVRKYSQSLMLTGFVDSPDHVGPMMRLAEDYAPKVINSLEVGGVQQVVLKVKMYEISRTKLRQLGVDWALTTEGGGFVGSRPNGLLSATGIRAGTTGGGSTVEFGIVSGSTSFFGFLDALQQHNVAKILAEPNLVSVSGRPAQFLEGGEVPILVPQSLGTSSIEYKPFGTQVDFLPIVLGNGNIRLEVRPRVSSPDSSISVTLNDNQIPGFRVRQADTAVEMRAGQTFALAGLIQRQTESIKTGIPILADIPGIGVPFRGTKDEVNEIELLILVTPEFVDAMDPHEVPPCGPGEVTMSPSNHQLYCEGQIEVPNAYGPCGLDCGGCGQEGCQGGYPSQGSYPMMGPGEQMVPLQQGMPYEQPVPTPAGSPAIQYDNAPTSAPVHGELHMPDLGAANQSASRSSQAVASGAYANPRTANFRRVPTQSAPPSVPSPSRSDYSIEGGLIGPVGYDTE is encoded by the coding sequence GTGAGCCAGACTGTCTTGATCGGCAGCAACGGCTCGCGTCGCCTGCGGGCGGCGGATAACAAAGGAAGTACAGGGATGTACGATCAGAATCAGCCGGTTATCGGTCGTTCGACACGAACATGGTTTGGTGCCGCGCTTGCCGTCGCGCTGATGGCTTGGGCCACGCACCCCGCGATGGCGCAGACGGGCGCAAGTACTGCGGCCGAGTTCTCGACGCCAAACATCATTCGGCATATCAGCCGCGAAAGCGAGCGGCTCGAGATGACCACCAACTCCAGTCGTATTCTTACGCTGGATTTGAACATCCCCAAGGCTCAGGTCAATAATCCTGAGCTGGTTGCGGTCACTCCACTGTCGGCCAAGCAACTGTCGATCTCGGCCAAGAAGCCGGGCGTCACGCAGATCAACCTGTGGGACGAGAACGACAAGGTGCACACCATCGACGTCGTAATCTATGGCGACGTACGTGAGCTGGAACATGCCTTGAAGGTCACGTTCCCGAACTCGTCGGTGTCGGTTCGCAAATACAGCCAGAGCCTGATGCTCACCGGTTTTGTCGATAGCCCCGACCACGTTGGCCCCATGATGCGGCTGGCGGAAGACTACGCTCCCAAGGTGATCAACAGCCTCGAAGTGGGCGGCGTGCAGCAGGTGGTGCTCAAGGTGAAGATGTACGAAATCTCTCGCACCAAACTGCGTCAGCTCGGTGTCGACTGGGCCCTCACTACCGAAGGTGGTGGCTTCGTCGGTTCGCGTCCTAACGGTCTGCTCTCGGCAACCGGTATTCGTGCGGGTACCACTGGTGGTGGTTCGACCGTCGAGTTCGGCATCGTCAGCGGCAGCACCAGCTTCTTTGGCTTCCTCGACGCCTTGCAGCAACACAACGTCGCAAAGATTCTTGCCGAGCCTAACTTGGTATCGGTAAGCGGTCGCCCTGCTCAGTTTCTCGAAGGTGGTGAAGTGCCGATTCTGGTGCCTCAGAGCCTGGGGACCAGCAGCATCGAATACAAACCGTTTGGTACGCAGGTCGACTTCCTGCCGATCGTGCTAGGCAACGGCAACATCCGCCTGGAAGTTCGCCCACGTGTCAGCTCGCCCGACTCGTCGATTAGCGTGACCCTGAACGATAACCAGATTCCCGGCTTCCGCGTTCGACAGGCCGATACAGCGGTCGAAATGCGGGCGGGGCAGACCTTTGCCCTGGCTGGCTTGATTCAGCGTCAAACCGAATCGATCAAAACCGGTATTCCGATCCTGGCCGATATCCCTGGCATCGGTGTTCCGTTCCGCGGAACCAAGGATGAAGTAAACGAAATCGAACTGCTGATTCTCGTGACTCCTGAGTTTGTCGACGCGATGGATCCGCACGAAGTGCCCCCTTGTGGTCCTGGCGAAGTGACGATGTCGCCTAGCAATCATCAGCTGTACTGCGAAGGTCAGATTGAAGTACCGAATGCCTACGGTCCCTGCGGTCTCGACTGCGGTGGTTGCGGGCAAGAGGGCTGCCAGGGTGGCTACCCATCGCAAGGCTCGTACCCGATGATGGGACCTGGCGAGCAGATGGTACCGCTGCAGCAGGGCATGCCTTACGAACAACCGGTTCCGACTCCGGCCGGCAGCCCCGCGATCCAGTATGACAATGCTCCCACCAGTGCTCCGGTACACGGCGAATTGCACATGCCCGACCTGGGTGCGGCAAACCAATCGGCTTCGCGGTCGTCGCAAGCGGTCGCGAGCGGAGCGTACGCCAATCCACGCACGGCTAATTTCCGCCGGGTTCCCACACAATCGGCTCCGCCGAGCGTGCCGAGTCCTTCGCGGTCCGATTATTCCATTGAAGGCGGTTTAATAGGTCCGGTCGGTTACGATACTGAATAG
- a CDS encoding type II secretion system F family protein, whose product MAAWIIYLCVFAGVAALVAGVAAVRTGDREDEVAQRLSALTIGAKDDPKEVSLSSEIFNAGRDGAEGAFERIVSRYMNLNLLFEQADVNMTVSKFLSIVGGAGVLGFVLPTLAGMPMKFAPIVSVMLVTLPFLWLIMKRKRRLNKFAAQLPEALELISRALRAGHSLAAGFNLVGQEMSAPISTEFNRTFEEQNLGMPLEEALNSLTDRIPNLDLKFFATAVILQRQTGGDLAEILDKIGHLIRERFKIWGQVQALTGEGRLSGIVLLALPPALFVTVYRMNPDYLMLLFTDDLGKKMLVGGLVMQLLGAIVIQKIVNIKV is encoded by the coding sequence ATGGCTGCCTGGATTATCTATCTGTGTGTGTTCGCCGGCGTGGCTGCTCTCGTGGCGGGAGTCGCCGCGGTCCGAACCGGTGATCGCGAAGACGAAGTAGCCCAGCGGCTTAGCGCGCTCACCATCGGTGCGAAAGACGATCCCAAGGAGGTCTCGCTCTCTAGCGAAATCTTCAACGCCGGACGCGATGGGGCCGAAGGGGCCTTCGAACGAATCGTTTCCAGGTACATGAACCTGAATCTGCTGTTCGAACAAGCCGACGTCAATATGACCGTCAGCAAATTCCTAAGTATCGTTGGCGGGGCCGGCGTACTGGGGTTTGTGCTGCCGACGCTCGCGGGCATGCCGATGAAGTTTGCCCCAATCGTGTCGGTAATGCTGGTCACCTTGCCCTTCCTGTGGCTCATCATGAAACGCAAACGGCGGCTCAATAAGTTTGCCGCCCAACTGCCTGAAGCACTCGAACTCATTTCGCGGGCCCTTCGGGCTGGTCATAGTCTGGCCGCTGGTTTCAACCTGGTGGGCCAGGAAATGTCGGCGCCGATCTCGACGGAGTTTAATCGTACGTTCGAAGAGCAGAACCTTGGTATGCCTTTGGAAGAAGCCCTCAACAGCCTTACCGATCGCATTCCGAACCTCGATCTTAAGTTCTTTGCAACCGCGGTGATTCTGCAGCGACAGACGGGTGGTGACCTGGCGGAGATTCTCGACAAGATCGGCCATCTCATCCGCGAACGATTCAAGATTTGGGGGCAGGTGCAAGCACTCACGGGCGAAGGGCGCTTGAGCGGTATCGTGCTGCTCGCGCTTCCACCAGCGCTGTTTGTCACCGTGTACCGCATGAACCCCGACTACCTGATGTTGCTGTTCACCGACGACCTTGGCAAAAAAATGCTGGTAGGTGGTTTGGTGATGCAGTTGTTAGGTGCCATCGTGATTCAAAAAATTGTGAATATCAAAGTGTGA
- the cpaB gene encoding Flp pilus assembly protein CpaB — protein sequence MRPKSLVLLALALGCGLVASIGISQVMESRNEPVVSYETESIYVATVNINLNDPIDESMVTLQEWPKDKVPQGAIRTLEELENRRPKANIIQGEPILEAKLLAQGEVNDPISGIPPGMRLKTISVDAQKSAAGLLSPGDRVDIQLFINRNPGQGFATARTRIILQNIRIYAVDQTVVRASEDDGEGRNIAKTVSLLLTPSQANKVALAEQIGELNLIPRSPNDEAITEEIEQDVAELLGQRSDSHNTREMEQGPSPSQATEAAGFLGGLFAQVKKAAEERPPFEMTILEAEQVRVVAFDPVSGKPIRDSGATGRSADISPQFPVMPNPTTQKKSEIQDDNEALRELEEEFGADFPIDF from the coding sequence ATGCGACCAAAATCATTAGTACTGCTCGCGCTCGCGCTTGGCTGTGGCCTCGTTGCATCCATTGGCATTAGCCAAGTGATGGAGAGCCGTAATGAACCCGTGGTCAGCTACGAGACCGAATCGATTTACGTAGCCACGGTCAACATTAATCTGAACGATCCCATCGACGAGTCGATGGTCACGTTGCAGGAATGGCCCAAGGATAAGGTGCCTCAAGGTGCGATTCGCACGCTCGAGGAACTGGAAAATCGTCGCCCCAAGGCGAACATTATCCAAGGCGAGCCCATCCTCGAGGCCAAACTGCTAGCCCAAGGCGAAGTAAACGATCCGATCAGCGGCATTCCTCCTGGAATGCGTCTGAAAACGATCTCGGTCGATGCTCAGAAGAGCGCGGCTGGTCTGTTGAGCCCTGGCGACCGAGTCGACATTCAGTTGTTCATCAATCGTAACCCGGGCCAAGGCTTTGCCACTGCCCGTACGCGGATCATTCTGCAGAACATTCGCATCTACGCGGTCGACCAAACCGTGGTTCGCGCATCTGAAGACGATGGCGAAGGCCGCAATATTGCGAAAACCGTGTCGCTGTTGCTCACACCGAGCCAGGCGAACAAAGTCGCTTTGGCCGAGCAGATTGGCGAGCTCAATCTGATTCCGCGTAGCCCGAACGACGAAGCCATTACCGAAGAAATCGAGCAAGATGTCGCCGAGTTGTTGGGGCAGCGTAGCGATAGCCACAACACCCGCGAGATGGAGCAAGGGCCAAGCCCTTCGCAAGCCACGGAAGCTGCTGGTTTCCTAGGCGGACTGTTTGCTCAAGTCAAGAAAGCTGCCGAGGAACGTCCTCCGTTTGAGATGACCATCCTCGAAGCAGAGCAGGTACGTGTGGTTGCTTTCGATCCTGTTTCGGGTAAACCGATTCGCGACTCGGGTGCGACTGGTCGTTCTGCCGATATATCACCTCAGTTTCCTGTGATGCCGAATCCTACGACTCAGAAAAAATCGGAAATCCAGGATGACAATGAGGCCTTGCGAGAATTAGAAGAAGAGTTCGGGGCCGATTTTCCGATCGACTTCTAA
- a CDS encoding nucleotide-binding protein, with translation MSHVLRIAIVDPDDASRDAVKSTLLGLDTVWLEAECSRYAFFPDVVKQTDPDVGIINLDDNPEAAVQLVENLTQQKPELALLVSSSSTDGSLILRTMRAGAKEFLTQPIKPEELAAAVSRVARNKFGAQAGGSRGGCKVIAVCGATGGVGATSIAVNLGCALAGNPQNSVVLVDLDLAVGDADVFLDTIPEYTLSDVAQNVSRLDFTLLKRSLTKHSSGLYLLPRPVALEDGQHISTDDLQRMFGLLKATFTHLIIDTSKAFTKLDLFAMQMATDVLMVTQLDLPCLRNVVRLMMAFGEVEGLKDKLRVVVNRVGHDAGQISIRKAQETLGHDIYWQVPNDYRVMVEVRNNGVPLIEQAPKAVITQSIGQLAAALSGEEAAMSETESATKKSGWLGLWSSGRSSKTSDTATE, from the coding sequence ATGAGCCACGTACTTCGCATTGCCATTGTCGACCCTGACGACGCTTCACGCGATGCGGTGAAGTCGACGCTACTTGGCTTGGATACCGTGTGGCTCGAAGCGGAGTGTTCGCGTTACGCGTTCTTCCCCGATGTCGTCAAGCAAACCGACCCCGATGTCGGTATTATCAACCTCGACGACAATCCCGAGGCCGCAGTACAGCTTGTTGAGAATCTTACTCAGCAAAAGCCCGAGTTGGCCCTGTTGGTTTCCAGCAGTTCCACCGATGGCAGCCTGATTCTGCGAACTATGCGGGCGGGGGCTAAGGAGTTTCTCACTCAGCCGATCAAGCCCGAGGAACTGGCCGCTGCGGTCAGTCGCGTGGCGCGGAACAAGTTTGGTGCCCAGGCTGGTGGCTCACGCGGAGGCTGTAAAGTCATCGCGGTGTGCGGCGCCACTGGTGGGGTTGGAGCGACGAGCATCGCAGTGAATCTGGGATGCGCGCTAGCGGGCAATCCTCAGAATAGTGTTGTGCTGGTCGATCTCGACCTCGCGGTCGGCGACGCCGATGTGTTTCTCGACACGATTCCCGAATACACGCTGAGCGATGTGGCTCAGAACGTATCGCGGCTCGACTTTACGCTGCTCAAGCGTTCGCTTACCAAGCACAGTTCAGGGCTCTACTTATTGCCTCGTCCGGTTGCGCTGGAAGATGGTCAGCATATTTCGACCGACGACCTCCAGCGGATGTTTGGTTTGCTGAAGGCTACCTTTACGCATCTGATTATCGATACGTCGAAGGCCTTTACCAAGCTCGATTTGTTTGCCATGCAAATGGCAACCGACGTGCTGATGGTTACGCAGCTCGATTTGCCTTGTTTGCGAAACGTGGTGCGGTTGATGATGGCCTTTGGCGAGGTCGAAGGCTTGAAGGACAAGCTGCGAGTGGTGGTGAATCGCGTAGGGCACGATGCTGGACAGATCAGCATTCGCAAGGCTCAGGAAACGCTTGGCCACGACATCTACTGGCAAGTGCCCAACGACTATCGAGTGATGGTCGAAGTCCGCAACAATGGTGTCCCGTTGATCGAACAGGCCCCCAAGGCGGTGATCACCCAGTCGATCGGACAGCTTGCCGCCGCGTTGAGCGGCGAAGAAGCAGCCATGAGCGAAACCGAATCGGCCACCAAAAAATCGGGCTGGCTAGGACTGTGGTCGAGCGGCCGATCGTCGAAAACCAGCGACACGGCTACCGAATAG
- a CDS encoding A24 family peptidase yields MFDLAVWQDALVTNWHVWLVTVTIIAMAVVDGLQLRVPNAMTYPMIILGWVYSYTLSAYPGWEGLSYSLLGTVVGLLTLLPAYAIGGMGAGDVKMMAGIGAWMWVEVTLYSFAVAAVVGGILAVAMVLLSGSWEKHHKQFWFIWNEIMMIRDPEKLSEIAAERKPSMKLLPYGIPIAIGTIIYFSWAGLLV; encoded by the coding sequence ATGTTCGACCTAGCTGTTTGGCAAGACGCCCTTGTAACTAACTGGCACGTTTGGCTGGTAACTGTCACGATTATTGCCATGGCCGTAGTCGACGGCTTGCAGCTACGCGTGCCGAATGCCATGACCTACCCGATGATCATTCTCGGCTGGGTCTACAGCTACACACTCAGCGCCTACCCTGGTTGGGAAGGCCTGTCCTACAGCCTGCTCGGCACCGTCGTTGGTCTGCTTACTCTGTTGCCAGCTTATGCCATCGGTGGCATGGGCGCCGGCGACGTGAAGATGATGGCCGGCATCGGCGCCTGGATGTGGGTAGAAGTAACCCTGTACTCGTTCGCCGTTGCTGCGGTTGTGGGTGGCATCCTGGCCGTGGCCATGGTGCTGCTGTCGGGTAGCTGGGAAAAGCATCACAAACAATTTTGGTTCATCTGGAACGAGATCATGATGATCCGCGATCCGGAGAAGCTTTCGGAAATCGCCGCTGAGCGGAAGCCATCGATGAAGCTCCTGCCTTACGGTATTCCAATCGCCATTGGCACCATCATTTACTTCAGCTGGGCTGGCTTGTTGGTTTAA
- a CDS encoding type II secretion system protein: protein MRRNAFTLVELLVVIAIIGVLVALLLPAIQAARAAALRSQCANNMRQVGLAMHQFANVHKGRFPGLWHESDKSKSWIFTLAPYMEDVDEIRLCPEDIKRVERSSGAETSYVMNGYLRRPTKTEKLVHPEEVEYFVSDLFDLPETHNTIVLFEAADTSAVEIQFDHVHSPEWYEEDKPTGRDRLAAIEHEVAIGRHSDTVANYLYADGHVQAIAAAQIAEWAEESFHFARPPK from the coding sequence ATGCGTCGCAATGCGTTTACGCTCGTAGAGCTATTGGTGGTGATCGCCATCATCGGCGTGCTCGTGGCATTGCTCCTGCCGGCCATTCAGGCGGCGCGGGCTGCTGCACTTCGTTCGCAATGTGCGAACAACATGCGCCAGGTTGGTTTGGCGATGCACCAGTTTGCCAATGTCCACAAGGGCCGTTTTCCCGGCCTGTGGCATGAGTCGGACAAAAGCAAGTCGTGGATCTTCACCCTCGCTCCTTACATGGAAGACGTGGATGAAATCCGGCTTTGCCCAGAGGACATCAAACGCGTCGAGCGGAGCAGCGGTGCCGAAACCAGCTACGTGATGAATGGTTACCTGCGCCGCCCGACGAAAACCGAGAAACTCGTACACCCTGAAGAGGTCGAGTACTTCGTATCCGACTTATTCGATCTGCCGGAAACTCATAACACGATCGTGCTGTTCGAAGCGGCCGACACCTCGGCGGTGGAGATTCAGTTCGATCATGTGCATAGTCCGGAATGGTACGAGGAAGACAAACCGACAGGCCGAGACCGGCTCGCCGCCATTGAGCACGAAGTAGCCATCGGTCGTCACTCCGACACGGTGGCCAACTATCTCTATGCCGATGGCCATGTGCAAGCGATTGCCGCAGCGCAAATCGCCGAGTGGGCCGAGGAAAGCTTCCACTTCGCTCGCCCACCCAAGTAA
- a CDS encoding PEP-CTERM sorting domain-containing protein: MKLSTLLFAVAVCLPMSSLLAQHDHGHEHLHLYAGRPTSDGQTILAGSDFDNEIHLEAHIFEGDLEEVTLSSGSYYTATEPGYLTPTATNGNPWPLLEGEGITMNNVAYTLEGVTSDLFYWDGTGEVSFSDSPAVLAITQNTGLADADGYLHGHPIFDIDDPATTELPAAGIYMAPFNLELDGLEASETGLLLFVTGEDFEEGVELAEEYLHSQMVPEPASLALVGLALCGLAVVARR; this comes from the coding sequence ATGAAACTTTCTACCTTACTGTTTGCCGTTGCTGTTTGCTTGCCCATGAGTTCGTTGCTGGCTCAGCACGACCACGGACACGAGCACCTGCACCTATATGCTGGCCGGCCTACATCTGATGGTCAGACCATCTTGGCTGGCTCCGATTTTGATAACGAAATACACTTGGAAGCTCACATTTTCGAGGGAGATCTCGAAGAGGTCACGCTTAGCAGCGGAAGCTACTATACCGCAACCGAGCCTGGCTACCTGACGCCAACCGCCACAAATGGAAACCCTTGGCCGCTGCTCGAAGGCGAAGGCATCACTATGAATAATGTCGCATACACGCTCGAGGGCGTTACCTCCGACCTGTTCTACTGGGATGGCACCGGCGAGGTAAGCTTCTCCGATAGCCCCGCCGTGTTAGCGATTACTCAAAACACCGGACTGGCCGACGCCGATGGCTACTTGCATGGTCATCCGATCTTCGATATCGACGATCCCGCTACCACCGAATTGCCAGCAGCGGGCATCTACATGGCTCCGTTCAACCTGGAGTTGGATGGTCTGGAAGCATCTGAAACCGGCCTACTGCTGTTCGTCACCGGTGAAGATTTTGAAGAGGGAGTAGAGTTGGCAGAGGAATACCTTCATAGCCAAATGGTTCCCGAGCCGGCTAGCCTCGCACTGGTTGGTCTGGCCCTCTGCGGCCTGGCCGTGGTCGCTCGTCGCTAG